A genomic stretch from Komagataeibacter xylinus includes:
- the metC gene encoding cystathionine beta-lyase, with product MTDPMNLVPADLLESVVRGWRDLSPRLVPLGRDAPQGGKGVFVNPPAERGSTVLFSSVGAMEQAGQGRYGDELIYGAMGTPIGHRLEQAIADIEGGTHAQLVPSGLAACALPFLAYAQAGEHCLLADSVYGPTRRFAEKVLRRFGVEITYFPPTATEAELRGLIQPNTRIIFAESPGSHSFEVQDVPMLGRLAAETGARLIVDNTWGIGLFSPFAHGAHVSVQALTKYPSGHSDTIIGAVTVASEADWRPLRDVAIQAGQVAGPDDCALTLRGLRTMGVRQMQQAATALAVALWLEGRPEVARVLHPALPSCPGHEYWQRDFTGASSLFGVVFDAAFTTDDMVAMIDGLSLFGIGASWGGYESLVLPTTGGISRQCPSVTQAGPTCRLHIGLEAGEALVADLARGLDGMSAARHGHGPA from the coding sequence ATGACCGATCCGATGAACCTGGTGCCGGCAGACCTGCTGGAAAGCGTGGTGCGCGGCTGGCGCGACCTCTCGCCCCGGCTCGTGCCCCTTGGCCGTGATGCGCCGCAGGGGGGAAAGGGCGTATTCGTCAACCCGCCTGCCGAGCGGGGCTCCACCGTGCTCTTCTCCAGCGTCGGGGCGATGGAGCAGGCGGGGCAGGGACGTTATGGGGATGAACTGATCTATGGCGCCATGGGCACGCCCATTGGCCACCGGCTGGAGCAGGCCATAGCCGACATCGAGGGCGGTACGCATGCGCAGCTCGTGCCCTCGGGGCTGGCGGCCTGCGCGTTGCCGTTCCTGGCTTATGCGCAGGCGGGCGAGCACTGCCTGCTCGCTGATTCCGTCTATGGCCCCACCCGCCGCTTTGCCGAGAAGGTGCTGCGCCGCTTTGGCGTGGAGATCACCTACTTCCCCCCCACCGCGACCGAGGCCGAACTGCGCGGCCTGATCCAGCCCAATACCCGCATCATCTTTGCCGAAAGCCCCGGCAGCCATTCATTCGAGGTGCAGGATGTGCCGATGCTGGGCCGCCTCGCGGCTGAAACCGGCGCGCGCCTGATCGTGGACAACACATGGGGTATCGGCCTGTTCAGCCCGTTTGCCCATGGGGCGCATGTGTCGGTGCAGGCGCTGACCAAATACCCTTCCGGCCATTCCGATACCATTATCGGCGCGGTCACGGTGGCAAGCGAGGCCGACTGGCGCCCCCTGCGTGATGTCGCCATTCAGGCAGGGCAGGTGGCAGGCCCCGATGACTGTGCGCTGACCCTGCGCGGCCTGCGCACCATGGGCGTGCGCCAGATGCAGCAGGCCGCAACCGCGCTGGCCGTGGCGCTGTGGCTCGAGGGTCGGCCCGAGGTGGCGCGCGTGCTGCACCCGGCCCTGCCATCGTGCCCCGGCCATGAATACTGGCAGCGCGATTTCACCGGCGCGTCCTCGCTGTTTGGCGTGGTGTTTGACGCGGCTTTCACCACTGATGACATGGTGGCGATGATTGACGGACTTTCCCTGTTCGGCATCGGGGCCTCATGGGGGGGATATGAAAGCCTGGTGCTGCCCACCACGGGCGGCATTTCGCGGCAATGCCCGTCGGTGACGCAGGCCGGGCCAACCTGCCGCCTGCATATCGGGCTTGAAGCGGGCGAGGCGCTGGTGGCTGATCTGGCCCGTGGGCTTGATGGCATGTCTGCTGCCCGCCACGGGCACGGGCCAGCCTGA
- the adhP gene encoding alcohol dehydrogenase AdhP, whose translation MAGKMKAAVVREFGKPLTIEELDIPQINANQILVKVDACGVCHTDLHAARGDWPTKPNPPFIPGHEGIGHVVEVGSNVNWIRNGDVVGVPWLYSACGHCEHCLGGWETLCEKQEDTGYSVNGCFAEYVVADPNYVAHLPRDIDPIKTAPVLCAGLTVYKGLKMTDTRAGEWVAISGAGGLGQMAIQYAVAMGLNVGAVDISDEKLAEARKLGARVTVNALKEDPVATIRAQTGGTHGVLVTAVSDKAFSQAVGYARRGGTVVLNGLPPGDFPLSIFDMVMNGTTVRGSIVGTRLDMIEAMSFFTDGKVSTVVSPDRLENINTIFDNLEHGRVAGRVVLDFRNGA comes from the coding sequence ATGGCTGGCAAGATGAAGGCGGCGGTAGTACGGGAATTTGGCAAGCCGCTGACGATCGAGGAACTCGATATTCCGCAGATCAACGCAAACCAGATTCTGGTCAAGGTGGATGCCTGCGGCGTCTGCCATACCGATCTGCATGCCGCGCGCGGCGACTGGCCCACCAAGCCCAACCCCCCGTTCATTCCCGGCCATGAGGGAATTGGCCATGTGGTCGAGGTTGGCAGCAACGTCAACTGGATCAGGAATGGCGACGTGGTGGGCGTGCCGTGGCTGTATTCCGCCTGCGGGCATTGCGAGCACTGCCTGGGCGGGTGGGAGACGCTGTGTGAAAAGCAGGAGGATACCGGCTACTCGGTCAATGGCTGCTTTGCCGAATATGTGGTGGCCGATCCCAATTACGTCGCCCACCTGCCCAGGGACATTGATCCGATCAAGACCGCCCCGGTGCTGTGCGCGGGGCTGACCGTGTACAAGGGCCTGAAGATGACCGATACGCGGGCAGGGGAATGGGTGGCCATTTCCGGAGCGGGCGGACTTGGGCAGATGGCCATCCAGTATGCCGTAGCCATGGGACTGAACGTGGGCGCCGTTGACATCAGCGATGAAAAACTGGCCGAGGCCAGAAAACTTGGCGCGCGCGTAACCGTCAACGCGCTCAAGGAAGATCCGGTTGCCACCATTCGCGCGCAGACGGGCGGCACGCATGGCGTGCTGGTCACGGCGGTGTCGGACAAGGCCTTCAGCCAGGCCGTGGGCTATGCGCGGCGCGGCGGCACGGTGGTGCTCAATGGCCTGCCGCCAGGCGACTTCCCGCTTTCCATCTTTGACATGGTCATGAATGGCACCACGGTGCGCGGCTCGATCGTGGGCACGCGGCTCGACATGATCGAGGCGATGTCCTTTTTCACCGATGGCAAGGTGAGCACCGTGGTCAGCCCCGACCGGCTCGAAAACATCAACACCATTTTCGATAATCTCGAACATGGCCGGGTAGCAGGCCGCGTGGTGCTCGACTTCCGCAACGGGGCTTAA
- a CDS encoding sulfurtransferase, with amino-acid sequence MHPLISASDLAQAIHNGGDILVLDASMALPGQAFDPQQRFANAHIAGAVRFDIDSFSDPDSPLPHTIPGQARFSRLATERGMANTKRIVFYDQDGMACAARAWWLTRLFGHESVQVLEGGLPAWKSAGLPLESGPDLTTPAPFISRPRYDRLHGTGDVLDIVHGRVPGLILDARSRGRFEGRDPEPRAGIESGHMPGARSLPYGELLDDSGRFLPVAALKAKFETLGVTDTTTVTCSCGSGMTACMIALGLVCAQMGAGEPVVYDGSWAEWASTPDAPIVCGA; translated from the coding sequence ATGCATCCGCTGATCTCAGCCAGTGATCTGGCGCAGGCCATCCACAATGGTGGTGATATTCTTGTGCTCGATGCCTCCATGGCTCTGCCCGGGCAGGCCTTCGACCCGCAGCAACGCTTTGCCAACGCACATATAGCCGGTGCGGTGCGCTTTGATATCGATAGTTTTTCCGATCCGGATTCTCCCCTGCCGCATACCATTCCCGGTCAGGCCCGCTTCAGCCGCCTTGCCACCGAGCGCGGCATGGCCAATACAAAGCGCATCGTGTTCTATGATCAGGACGGCATGGCCTGTGCCGCGCGCGCGTGGTGGCTGACGCGCCTGTTCGGCCATGAAAGCGTGCAGGTGCTTGAAGGTGGCCTGCCTGCATGGAAAAGTGCAGGCCTGCCGCTGGAAAGCGGGCCGGACCTGACCACGCCTGCGCCTTTCATCAGCCGCCCGCGCTATGATCGGCTGCACGGCACGGGTGACGTGCTCGACATCGTGCACGGGCGCGTGCCCGGCCTCATCCTTGATGCCCGCAGCCGTGGCCGCTTTGAAGGGCGCGACCCCGAGCCACGCGCGGGCATTGAATCCGGCCACATGCCCGGCGCGCGCAGCCTGCCTTATGGCGAACTGCTCGATGACAGCGGTCGTTTCCTGCCCGTTGCGGCGCTGAAGGCGAAATTCGAGACGCTGGGCGTGACCGACACCACCACCGTCACCTGCTCGTGCGGCAGTGGCATGACCGCATGCATGATCGCGCTGGGGCTGGTCTGCGCGCAGATGGGTGCTGGCGAGCCGGTGGTGTATGATGGCTCATGGGCGGAGTGGGCCTCGACGCCCGATGCGCCCATCGTGTGCGGCGCGTAA